A window from Schistosoma haematobium chromosome 3, whole genome shotgun sequence encodes these proteins:
- the ABCA3_9 gene encoding ATP-binding cassette sub- A member 3 (EggNog:ENOG410V4GH~COG:Q) gives MLPPSTSTETVFLKPRAPFKLTAFNERTLMQVGQPIGLTMSLKSLNIDVCCLFETRIQDSGEVLQIRSPSVASKSLFYVRLSGDPVACSSGLAGVGVAPSARDEAALIDWIPINSRLCAVRLESSIKVRRNGREKRCVFVISAYAPTDYSPDAIKDEFYHQLSILQKVRSTDIVVLAGDLNAQVGRLGTEESRLGGRWGIVDRRTDNRDRLLQLCTNHNLFLASTNFRHSHRRCATWRPPSASQAWTQINHIAISYRSRGCVQDCRSFWSTYLDCDHALVCTNLTLLFSGQRSDRHQRIGVSKLVATFFASKYRIELASRLATIPPKSIDEHWSQLHDAMKMVGAVSYGFAKRPAYKHWVSSGSLQLIEARRSTPGDREFDHKRRMLRNEIGQSLRKDREAWWSKRANELEAAAASGNYRKLFQLIRATGSKKSGVSETICEDDGRPITNIHRRLGRCAEFFEGQFNWPAAPATSVRLFCLPWPVTTNPLNEAEVRKELHLKRYKSPGPDDLPPATFKDGGDFVTKELTTLFTKVWELESVSTSWNESIVVPIFKKGSRRSCNNYRAISLLPIASKLLASVILRRLFKTRERLAREEQAGFRSGRGCIDHISTLRQMLEHRHTYQRPTIVVFLDIRVAFDSLNRTVLWDCLLKKGVPEKFINTLKALYTNTSGRVRAYNHLSPLFHSSSGVRQGCRISPFLFNFAIDDILETALMDVSNGGVDLLPGERLLDIEYAIMPKPYNPPLISRQSMSVGMICALHLRSAKYFYKTGRILILYPP, from the coding sequence ATGCTGCCACCAAGTACGAGTACTGaaacagtttttctgaaaccacgtgcaccattcaaactgactGCCTTCAACGaacgcacacttatgcaggtcggacaaccgATAGGGCTGACTATGTCTTtgaaaagtcttaatatcgatgtctgctgtctattcgagacccgtattcaagactctggtgaagtactacaaattcgctctccatctgtcgcttcgaaaagcttgttttacgtgcgcttatccggggaccctgtggcatgttcgtctggtcttgctggcgttggtgtcgcaccaAGCGCTAGAgatgaggcagcactaatcgattggatccccattaacagtcggttatgtgctgttagattagaaagttccatcaaagtgagaagaaacgggcgtgagaaacgatgtgttttcgtcatctccgcttatgccccgacagattacagcccggatgcaatcaaggatgaattctaccaccaatTATCtattctccagaaagtgcgttcgacagatattgtagtactagccggagacttgaatgctcaggtcgggcgtctaggcacagaagagagtcgtttaggtggccgatggggaatTGTTgatcgcaggacagataacagGGACCGtttactgcaactgtgcacaaaccacaacctgtttctggctagcactaactttcgacacagtcatcgccgatgtgccacctggcgtcctccctctgcatctcaagcctggactcagattaatcacatcgcgatcagctaccgctctcgtggttgtgtacaagactgccgctccttttggagtacctatctggactgtGATCATGCTCTGGTGTGtaccaatcttaccttacttttcagtggacaacgaagtgaccgccaccaacggattggtgttagcaagctggttgcaactttttttgctagtaagtatcgaatcgagctagcttctaggctagctaccattccaccgaaaagtatagatgagcattggtcgcaattgcatgacgccatgaaaatggtggGTGCAGTCAGTtatgggttcgcgaaacgtcccgcttacaagcactgggtttcttcaggttccttacaactcattgaagcccgtcggtctactccgggtgaccgtgagtttgaccataaacgaaggatgttacgtaatgaaattgggcaaagcttgcgtaaggaccgagaagcctggtggtcgaagcgtgctaatgagctagaagcagcagctgcatctggtaattaccggaagctcttccaactcatccgagccactggcagcaagaagtctggtgtgagcgaaacaatctgcgaggatgatgggaggccgatcactaacatccatcgacgtcttggacgatgcgcagaatttttcgaagggcagttcaactggcctgctgctccagcaacatcggtcagactgttctgccttccatggccggtgacgactaaTCCActaaatgaggcggaagtccgcaaggaactccatctcaagcgttacaaatcacctggcccagatgacttgcCTCCGGCTacttttaaagatggtggtgactttgtgactaaggaactgacgacgttgtttacaaaggtctgggagttAGAGAGTGtatcaacgtcatggaatgagtcgatagttgtccctatctttaaaaagggttcacgtcgttcctgtaacaactatcgggcgataagtctacttccgattgcgtccaagctattggcttccgtcatacttcgtaggttgttcaaaacccgagaaagattggctcgcgaggagcaggctgggtttcgttccggtcgaggatgtattgatcatatctccaccctccgccaaatgttagaacaccgtcatacttatcaaaggccaacaatcgtagtgtttctggACATTAGGGTTGCCTTCGACTCGTtgaacaggactgttctctgggattgtctattgaagaagggtgtgcctgagaagttcattaacaccctaaaggccctatatacaaacacctcaggtagagtgagggcatacaaccacctttctccattgttccattcgagcagtggggttagacagggttgccgaatctcaccattcctcttcaattttgccatcgatgacattctggaaacagctctgatggatgtaagtaatggtggtgtggatctgttgcctggagaaagacttctcgacatTGAGTacgcgataatgcccaagccatacAATCCGCCATTAATCAGtcggcaatcaatgtccgtaggtatgatatgtgctttgcaccttcgaagtgcaaagtacttctacaagactggcaggattctaatcctgtacccACCCTGA